A section of the Roseovarius sp. W115 genome encodes:
- a CDS encoding Crp/Fnr family transcriptional regulator: MTWTAHAFGLEHLDPDTQDHLHHLAPVLLPEGAALFHPGDTAEGFVIMLSGRVDVFLTGPTGRDILLYTVEPGQSCVQTTLGLLGGEAYSGEAIVRDKAELVLVPRALFLKLLQGSESFRGFVFSAFAARMQSMMHLLEKVAFQRVEARLAECLLARAQAGVLHSTHAEIATIIGTAREVISRRLEALDRRGILKLERGLVRILDADALKEIARTQ; encoded by the coding sequence ATGACCTGGACAGCACATGCCTTTGGTCTGGAGCATCTTGACCCGGACACTCAAGACCACCTGCATCACCTTGCGCCGGTCCTCTTGCCCGAAGGCGCAGCACTTTTTCATCCCGGAGATACCGCGGAAGGGTTTGTGATCATGCTATCGGGCCGGGTTGACGTGTTTCTGACCGGCCCCACTGGGCGCGACATTCTGCTTTATACAGTGGAACCGGGGCAGAGCTGTGTGCAGACGACACTCGGCCTTTTGGGCGGTGAAGCCTATTCCGGTGAGGCAATTGTGCGCGACAAAGCCGAACTTGTCTTGGTGCCGCGCGCGCTGTTTCTCAAACTCTTGCAAGGCTCCGAGAGTTTTCGGGGCTTTGTCTTCTCCGCCTTTGCTGCACGCATGCAGTCAATGATGCATCTTCTTGAAAAGGTGGCGTTTCAGCGTGTCGAGGCGCGGCTTGCCGAGTGTCTTCTGGCGCGAGCGCAGGCCGGTGTCCTGCACAGCACCCACGCCGAGATCGCCACAATCATTGGCACTGCCAGGGAAGTGATCTCTCGCCGTCTGGAGGCGCTGGACCGGCGCGGTATCCTCAAGCTGGAACGGGGTCTGGTTCGTATCCTGGACGCCGATGCACTCAAGGAAATTGCACGCACCCAATAG
- a CDS encoding YgaP family membrane protein produces the protein MLKKNVGSLDRIIRIALGIALIAGFFLNSGASFGWLYLVAGSIALATGVMSSCALYSIIGISTRKLEK, from the coding sequence ATGCTGAAGAAAAATGTTGGCTCTCTGGATCGGATCATCCGAATTGCCCTGGGCATTGCCCTGATCGCTGGGTTTTTCCTGAATTCAGGCGCGAGCTTTGGCTGGCTTTATCTTGTGGCCGGCAGCATTGCCCTTGCCACAGGGGTGATGAGCAGCTGCGCGCTTTACTCGATTATCGGGATCTCAACCCGCAAACTTGAGAAATAG
- the uvrA gene encoding excinuclease ABC subunit UvrA produces MAELKNIEVRGAREHNLKNIDVDIPRNELVVITGLSGSGKSSLAFDTIYAEGQRRYVESLSAYARQFLDMMEKPDVDHISGLSPAISIEQKTTSKNPRSTVGTVTEIYDYMRLLFARVGTPYSPATGLPIEAQQVQDMVDRIMGMEEGVRAYLLAPIVRDRKGEYRKEFLELRKQGFQRVKVDGAFYELDEPPTLDKKFRHDIDVVVDRIVVKDGLETRLADSLRTALDLADGIAVLETAPKEGEPERTAFSENFACPVSGFTIPEIEPRLFSFNAPFGACPDCDGLGMELFFDERLVVPDEALRVDDGALAPWRKGKSPYFLQTIEAIAKHYEFDAKAPWKDLPPHVKQVFLYGSGEEEINFRYDEAGRVYQVSRVFEGVIPNMERRYRETDSNWIREEFERYQNNRPCGACEGYRLRDEALAVKIAGLHVGQVVQMSIREAFDWCESVPEHLTAQKNEIARAILKEIRERLGFLNNVGLEYLTLSRSAGTLSGGESQRIRLASQIGSGLTGVLYVLDEPSIGLHQRDNGRLLTTLQNLRDQGNTVIVVEHDEEAIRTADYVFDIGPGAGVHGGDVVSHGKPEKIARDKKSITGQYLSGTREIAVPTERRTGNGKSVNVINATGNNLKAVDAEFPLGKFVCVTGVSGGGKSTLTIETLFKTASMRLNGARQTPAPCETIKGLEHLDKVIDIDQRPIGRTPRSNPATYTGAFTPIRDWFSGLPEAKARGYKPGRFSFNVKGGRCEACQGDGVIKIEMHFLPDVYVTCETCQGKRYNRETLEILFKGKSIADVLDMTVEDAQEFFKAVPSIREKMDALMRVGLGYIKVGQQATTLSGGEAQRVKLSKELSKRSTGRTLYILDEPTTGLHFEDVRKLLEVLHELVESGNTVIVIEHNLDVVKTADWIIDIGPEGGDGGGEIVAVGTPEDVAQVGQSHTGHYLKDMLPAGKVAAE; encoded by the coding sequence ATGGCCGAGCTGAAAAATATCGAGGTGCGCGGCGCGCGCGAGCACAACCTCAAGAATATTGATGTTGATATTCCGCGCAACGAGCTTGTGGTGATCACCGGTCTTTCGGGCTCGGGCAAATCGTCTTTGGCGTTTGACACGATCTATGCTGAAGGACAGCGGCGCTATGTCGAGAGCCTCAGCGCGTATGCACGGCAGTTCCTGGATATGATGGAAAAGCCCGATGTGGATCACATCAGTGGCCTTAGCCCGGCGATTTCGATTGAGCAAAAGACGACATCGAAGAACCCACGCTCCACCGTGGGTACAGTTACGGAAATCTACGACTACATGCGTCTGCTCTTTGCACGGGTCGGCACACCCTACAGCCCCGCCACGGGCCTGCCCATCGAGGCGCAGCAAGTGCAGGATATGGTCGATCGGATCATGGGGATGGAGGAAGGCGTGCGCGCCTATCTTCTGGCCCCCATTGTGCGGGACCGGAAGGGCGAATACCGCAAGGAGTTTCTGGAACTGCGCAAGCAGGGCTTTCAGAGGGTGAAGGTCGATGGCGCGTTTTACGAGCTGGATGAACCGCCCACGCTCGATAAGAAGTTCCGCCACGACATTGATGTTGTGGTCGACCGGATCGTTGTGAAAGACGGGTTGGAGACCCGGCTGGCGGACAGTCTGCGTACTGCGCTTGATCTGGCTGATGGCATTGCTGTGCTGGAGACCGCGCCCAAGGAAGGGGAACCGGAACGCACCGCTTTCAGCGAGAATTTTGCGTGCCCGGTCAGCGGTTTCACCATCCCCGAGATTGAACCGCGCCTGTTTTCCTTCAACGCCCCCTTTGGCGCCTGCCCGGATTGTGACGGCTTGGGCATGGAGCTTTTCTTTGATGAGCGGCTTGTGGTGCCCGACGAGGCCCTGCGCGTGGATGACGGAGCTCTGGCGCCCTGGCGCAAGGGTAAGTCGCCGTACTTCCTGCAAACGATTGAAGCGATTGCGAAGCACTATGAGTTTGATGCCAAAGCCCCTTGGAAAGATCTTCCGCCGCATGTGAAGCAGGTGTTCCTGTATGGCTCGGGTGAAGAAGAGATTAACTTTCGATATGATGAAGCTGGCCGTGTCTATCAGGTGAGCCGTGTGTTTGAGGGGGTTATCCCCAACATGGAACGCCGCTATCGCGAGACCGACAGCAACTGGATCCGCGAGGAGTTTGAGCGGTATCAGAACAACCGTCCCTGTGGGGCCTGTGAAGGCTACCGGCTCAGAGACGAGGCGCTGGCAGTGAAGATCGCGGGCCTGCATGTGGGGCAGGTGGTGCAGATGTCGATCCGCGAGGCATTTGACTGGTGTGAGAGCGTACCAGAGCACCTGACGGCACAGAAAAACGAGATTGCGCGCGCGATCCTGAAGGAAATCCGTGAGCGCTTGGGCTTTCTGAACAATGTGGGGCTTGAGTATCTCACTCTGAGCCGCTCGGCAGGAACGCTCTCGGGCGGGGAAAGTCAGCGGATCCGGCTGGCCAGCCAGATCGGCTCGGGGCTGACAGGTGTGCTTTATGTGCTCGATGAGCCATCGATCGGCCTGCATCAGAGGGACAATGGGCGCTTGCTCACCACCTTGCAGAACCTGAGGGATCAGGGAAACACCGTGATTGTGGTCGAGCATGATGAGGAGGCCATTCGCACGGCAGACTACGTGTTCGACATTGGCCCCGGCGCAGGTGTGCATGGTGGTGATGTGGTGAGCCATGGCAAGCCCGAGAAGATTGCGCGCGATAAGAAATCCATCACCGGTCAGTATCTTTCGGGTACGCGCGAAATAGCCGTGCCAACTGAACGGCGGACGGGCAATGGCAAGTCTGTCAATGTGATCAATGCGACAGGCAACAACCTCAAAGCCGTTGATGCAGAGTTTCCTTTGGGCAAGTTTGTGTGCGTCACTGGCGTATCTGGCGGCGGTAAATCGACGCTGACCATCGAAACACTGTTCAAAACAGCGTCCATGCGTCTGAATGGGGCACGTCAAACACCGGCTCCGTGCGAAACGATCAAGGGGCTGGAGCACCTCGATAAGGTCATTGACATTGACCAGCGCCCCATCGGGCGTACGCCGCGGTCCAACCCCGCAACCTATACAGGGGCATTTACGCCGATCCGGGATTGGTTCTCCGGTCTGCCAGAGGCCAAGGCGCGGGGCTACAAGCCGGGGCGGTTTTCCTTCAACGTCAAGGGTGGTCGTTGCGAGGCCTGTCAGGGTGACGGGGTCATCAAGATCGAGATGCACTTCCTGCCGGATGTCTACGTGACTTGCGAGACCTGTCAGGGCAAGCGGTACAACCGCGAGACTTTGGAAATTCTGTTCAAAGGCAAGAGCATTGCGGACGTTCTTGATATGACCGTCGAGGACGCCCAAGAGTTCTTCAAGGCTGTGCCCAGTATTCGTGAGAAGATGGACGCGCTCATGCGCGTAGGGCTGGGCTATATCAAGGTGGGTCAGCAGGCGACAACGCTTTCAGGTGGTGAGGCGCAGCGGGTCAAGCTGTCCAAAGAGCTGAGTAAACGCTCAACCGGGCGGACCCTGTACATTCTAGACGAACCGACAACCGGGCTACATTTCGAGGATGTGCGCAAGCTTTTGGAAGTGCTGCATGAGCTGGTGGAATCAGGCAATACGGTGATCGTGATCGAACACAATCTCGACGTGGTCAAAACCGCTGACTGGATCATCGACATCGGCCCCGAGGGTGGTGATGGTGGCGGTGAGATTGTGGCAGTGGGAACACCGGAAGATGTGGCTCAAGTCGGGCAAAGTCACACGGGGCATTACCTCAAGGACATGCTGCCCGCAGGTAAAGTCGCCGCAGAGTAG